In Paenibacillus hexagrammi, the following are encoded in one genomic region:
- a CDS encoding Cof-type HAD-IIB family hydrolase, with product MTYKLIAADLDDTLLRDDLTISQETVEAIHQAVAKGVTFTIATGRSFPSAAKIANRIGLNVPIITYQGALIKNLQDEEVLYERNVPLEAARFLLDFSEKRNLHLQLYHGDELYAGEDNDKIKKYVSLSKTPYLIGDLRQWIDIPQPKMLIVDEPTVCDQLREELLPLLGDQLHITKSKPHYLEFMHKEGTKGHAIEFLAQHIGCGLDQVIALGDAWNDREMLQVAGMGVAMDNALPELKELANYVTRSNNEDGVRHVIEKFVLV from the coding sequence ATGACTTACAAGCTTATTGCCGCTGACCTGGATGATACTTTGCTGCGGGACGATTTAACGATTTCGCAGGAGACGGTGGAAGCCATTCATCAAGCTGTTGCTAAAGGAGTTACGTTCACAATAGCTACAGGAAGAAGCTTTCCATCAGCCGCTAAAATCGCTAACCGCATCGGACTTAACGTCCCGATCATTACGTATCAAGGCGCCTTGATCAAAAACCTGCAGGACGAAGAAGTGCTGTATGAGCGCAACGTCCCGCTCGAGGCCGCACGCTTCTTACTCGACTTCAGCGAAAAAAGAAACTTGCATTTGCAGCTATACCACGGGGATGAGCTCTATGCAGGTGAAGACAACGATAAGATTAAGAAATATGTCAGTCTATCCAAGACGCCTTATCTCATTGGCGATCTTCGCCAATGGATCGATATCCCGCAGCCCAAAATGCTGATCGTGGATGAACCGACTGTATGCGATCAGCTGCGTGAGGAGCTGCTTCCGCTGCTAGGAGATCAGCTGCATATCACAAAATCCAAACCGCACTACTTGGAATTCATGCACAAGGAAGGCACCAAGGGGCACGCCATTGAATTCCTTGCGCAGCACATCGGCTGCGGACTCGATCAGGTCATCGCGCTTGGAGATGCCTGGAACGACCGCGAAATGCTGCAAGTGGCAGGCATGGGCGTAGCCATGGACAACGCGTTGCCAGAGCTTAAAGAGCTCGCTAACTATGTAACGCGCAGCAACAATGAAGACGGCGTCAGACATGTCATCGAGAAGTTTGTACTGGTATAA
- a CDS encoding histidine kinase, producing the protein MKLILRALYTVLLDTVRVRSIQFTITLSFIFITVLVMLTVSLVLYNKFSRTAEDSAFLNTQQIVDQVQINLENYIKGMADTFQAVDQKIALSSGIPSDKLLEQLETIASTREDIVSIDLFTADGELVTGINATEMRKNTRLTDQSWFKSAVENPNHLTFSLPHIQNLFKGPYKWVVSMSKGVTILKNGRITDAVILVDVNFKTLDDVFRTVSLGKKGYVYIIDDSAGNIVYHPQQQLIYIGLKYENVEQALKFSYGKYMDEADGEKRLNVVRTVNNIGWKIVGVSYLDEMITTTKEVSAFMIWLLIIVLIFVLLISAFMSARITEPIKRLRRSMEMVEKGDFDTYIHVRGAAEVEQLSRRFNLMVSRVRELMEQNNLEQETKRKNELEVLQSQINPHFLYNTLNSVVRMVGSGKNEEVVKTITSLSKFFRISLSKGKPIITIQDEIEHIRNYLIIQKMRYKDKFEYEIDVEEEALPYKTLKLILQPIVENALYHGIEYMADEGSIQIIVKVVDERILLQVKDNGVGMSEATMKGILSGAAKSEKGSGVGVRNVHERIQLYFGREYGITMESELEEGTTVSVWIPKTLSDE; encoded by the coding sequence ATCAAATTGATCCTAAGGGCCTTGTATACCGTACTGCTTGACACCGTCAGGGTCAGGAGCATTCAGTTTACGATTACATTGTCCTTTATTTTTATTACGGTGCTCGTCATGCTGACGGTATCCTTGGTGCTGTATAACAAATTCTCAAGAACCGCCGAGGATAGCGCCTTTTTAAACACCCAGCAAATCGTCGACCAGGTTCAGATTAATCTGGAGAATTATATTAAGGGCATGGCCGATACGTTCCAAGCGGTCGATCAAAAAATTGCCCTCAGCAGCGGCATCCCGTCGGACAAGCTTCTGGAGCAGCTGGAGACGATCGCCAGCACTAGAGAAGATATTGTCTCTATCGACTTGTTCACCGCGGACGGAGAGCTTGTCACGGGAATTAATGCAACGGAGATGCGCAAGAACACGCGACTGACCGATCAAAGCTGGTTTAAATCGGCTGTAGAAAATCCCAACCATCTCACGTTCTCGCTTCCGCACATTCAGAACCTGTTCAAGGGTCCGTACAAATGGGTGGTGTCGATGAGTAAAGGGGTTACGATTCTCAAAAACGGGAGGATCACGGATGCGGTGATTCTGGTGGATGTTAACTTTAAAACGCTGGATGACGTCTTCCGTACGGTCAGTCTGGGAAAAAAAGGATACGTTTACATTATCGATGACTCTGCCGGCAACATCGTGTACCATCCCCAGCAGCAGCTGATTTATATTGGGCTGAAATACGAGAACGTGGAGCAGGCGCTTAAATTTTCCTACGGTAAGTACATGGATGAAGCGGACGGGGAGAAGCGTTTGAATGTCGTGCGCACCGTCAATAACATCGGTTGGAAAATTGTCGGGGTTTCTTACCTGGACGAAATGATCACGACGACCAAAGAGGTCAGCGCTTTTATGATATGGCTGCTCATTATTGTGCTCATCTTCGTACTGCTGATTTCCGCATTCATGTCAGCAAGGATTACGGAGCCGATTAAGCGGCTCAGACGTTCGATGGAAATGGTCGAGAAGGGAGACTTCGACACCTATATCCATGTCCGGGGAGCAGCAGAGGTGGAGCAGCTGTCACGGCGGTTCAATCTGATGGTCAGCCGGGTGCGCGAGCTGATGGAGCAGAACAACCTGGAGCAGGAGACCAAACGCAAGAACGAGCTGGAAGTGCTGCAATCTCAGATTAACCCGCACTTTTTATACAATACACTGAATTCGGTCGTACGTATGGTAGGGAGCGGCAAGAATGAGGAGGTTGTTAAGACGATCACATCCCTCTCCAAATTTTTCCGCATCAGCTTAAGCAAGGGGAAGCCTATCATTACGATTCAGGATGAAATTGAGCACATCCGCAACTATTTAATCATTCAGAAGATGCGGTATAAGGATAAATTTGAATATGAGATCGATGTAGAAGAAGAAGCGCTCCCGTATAAAACCTTAAAGCTGATTCTGCAGCCTATCGTGGAGAATGCACTGTATCACGGCATTGAATATATGGCGGATGAAGGATCGATACAAATTATTGTTAAAGTCGTTGATGAACGCATTCTGCTGCAAGTGAAGGATAACGGAGTCGGTATGTCGGAAGCGACGATGAAGGGCATTCTGAGCGGAGCTGCGAAGAGCGAGAAGGGTTCGGGTGTCGGTGTGCGCAATGTGCATGAGCGGATACAGCTCTATTTTGGCAGGGAATACGGGATTACGATGGAGAGCGAGCTGGAAGAAGGAACAACCGTGAGCGTATGGATCCCAAAGACGCTTAGCGATGAATAA
- a CDS encoding galactose ABC transporter substrate-binding protein produces the protein MKKLLTLAVAGALVATVTGCGSKEAAPSPAATSGAAATSGAAATAAPKADTGKKPNIGVAIYKFDDTFMSSVRAAISDAAKDKANVEIVDSQNSQPTQNDKVDLFITKKVNALAINAVDRTAAGVIIDKAKTANIPVVFLNREPLADDMKKWDKVYYVGAKAEQSGTMEGQLLVDYFKAHPEADKNKDGKIQYVMLKGEPGHQDAELRTKFSIQAITDAGLGVEKVAEDTAMWDRVKATEKMAAFLASGGDKIEAVLANNDDMALGAIEALKAKGYFTGDKFMPVVGVDATAPALQALSDGTLLGTVLNDAKNQGAATTAVATALANGQTPSKETTGYDITDGKYVWINYKKITKENMNEAK, from the coding sequence TTGAAAAAACTACTTACACTTGCCGTAGCCGGCGCGTTAGTTGCAACTGTAACAGGTTGCGGAAGCAAAGAAGCAGCTCCATCTCCAGCAGCAACTAGCGGTGCAGCAGCTACTAGTGGTGCAGCAGCAACTGCAGCTCCTAAAGCTGACACAGGCAAAAAACCAAACATCGGTGTTGCGATCTACAAATTTGACGATACATTTATGTCGAGCGTTCGTGCAGCGATCTCGGATGCTGCTAAAGATAAAGCTAACGTAGAAATCGTAGACAGCCAAAACTCCCAACCTACACAAAACGATAAAGTTGACCTCTTCATTACGAAGAAAGTAAACGCTCTTGCTATCAACGCGGTTGACCGTACAGCTGCAGGCGTTATCATCGATAAAGCAAAAACAGCTAACATTCCTGTTGTATTCTTGAACCGTGAGCCTCTGGCTGACGACATGAAAAAATGGGACAAAGTTTACTACGTAGGCGCGAAAGCTGAGCAATCCGGTACAATGGAAGGCCAACTGCTGGTTGACTACTTCAAAGCTCACCCTGAAGCTGACAAAAACAAAGACGGTAAAATCCAATACGTTATGCTTAAAGGCGAACCAGGTCACCAAGATGCTGAGCTTCGTACGAAGTTCTCCATCCAAGCGATCACAGATGCTGGTCTGGGTGTAGAAAAAGTAGCGGAAGATACAGCTATGTGGGATCGTGTTAAAGCAACTGAGAAAATGGCAGCATTCCTGGCTTCCGGCGGAGACAAAATCGAAGCGGTTCTTGCGAACAACGACGATATGGCTTTAGGCGCTATCGAAGCTCTGAAAGCAAAAGGCTACTTCACAGGCGACAAATTCATGCCGGTTGTAGGCGTTGACGCTACAGCTCCAGCTCTTCAAGCTCTTAGCGACGGCACATTGCTCGGTACAGTTCTGAACGATGCGAAAAACCAAGGTGCTGCAACTACAGCAGTAGCAACAGCTCTTGCTAACGGTCAAACACCTAGCAAAGAAACTACTGGTTACGACATCACTGATGGCAAATATGTTTGGATCAACTATAAGAAAATTACAAAAGAAAACATGAACGAAGCGAAGTAA
- a CDS encoding helix-turn-helix domain-containing protein, with the protein MHNDQVTVLAIHATEDRAEAMQTTLKVLEEIRQSVDKYLKFSVTVGVGTVIKDVAKLSYSYDDAVQALDYRLILGSNRMICIEDVEQRNMEKVRFDDLKEQALNRCIKVGTGQEIKETIDELFHGVEAAVSVKDYQIYLLETLTCILKAAKDSSLDIDEVFGENFAPFTEISKFTSLDEAKHWLAEMCVRIMEHIANDRQFSYKNLVEMAKEYTKNHYHEGDISINKVCSHLHISAGYFSSIFKKEAKMTFVNYLNNIRMEAAKELLRTTDMKALEIAEKVGYADANYFSFSFRKIVGVSPKEYRNSSKGG; encoded by the coding sequence ATGCATAACGATCAAGTTACGGTGCTTGCTATTCATGCAACGGAAGACCGTGCAGAGGCGATGCAGACAACACTTAAGGTGCTGGAAGAGATTCGCCAGAGCGTGGACAAATATTTGAAGTTCTCTGTGACGGTTGGTGTAGGAACGGTCATCAAGGACGTCGCGAAGCTGAGCTATTCCTATGATGACGCTGTACAAGCGCTGGATTACAGGCTCATCTTGGGCAGCAATCGGATGATCTGCATCGAGGATGTTGAGCAGCGAAACATGGAGAAGGTTCGATTTGATGACCTGAAGGAGCAGGCGCTGAACCGCTGCATCAAAGTGGGGACCGGTCAGGAAATCAAGGAGACCATCGATGAGCTGTTTCATGGCGTGGAAGCCGCGGTTTCGGTCAAGGATTATCAGATTTATTTGTTGGAAACCTTAACCTGCATTCTCAAAGCGGCCAAGGATTCCAGCTTGGACATCGATGAAGTTTTCGGGGAAAATTTTGCGCCGTTTACAGAGATCAGTAAATTCACTTCGCTCGATGAAGCCAAGCATTGGCTTGCTGAAATGTGCGTACGCATCATGGAGCATATCGCCAACGATCGGCAGTTTTCCTACAAGAATCTGGTCGAGATGGCGAAGGAATATACCAAGAATCACTATCACGAGGGTGACATTTCGATTAATAAAGTGTGCAGTCATCTGCACATCAGCGCGGGTTACTTCAGCAGTATTTTTAAGAAGGAAGCCAAGATGACGTTCGTCAATTATCTGAACAACATCCGGATGGAAGCCGCGAAAGAGCTACTGCGAACAACGGACATGAAGGCGTTGGAAATCGCCGAGAAGGTCGGCTATGCCGATGCGAATTATTTTAGCTTCAGCTTCCGCAAGATCGTCGGTGTATCTCCTAAAGAATACCGAAACAGCTCCAAAGGAGGCTAG
- the mglC gene encoding galactose/methyl galactoside ABC transporter permease MglC, giving the protein MSSLTETQNSKKVSEFFTKYAIYIVLVVLIAGIAVYDPRFLSVDILRDILLQSSTRVIIALGIAFVLITGGTDLSAGRIVGITAVISASMLQMPDYARKFFPNLPELPLIVPILIAIAVGLLFGLINGIIVAKFNVPPFIATLGSMVAVYGANSLYFDMKPNQSQPIGGLRKDFGHLGTGYIGPNSTYSIPYIVIIAVVVAIIVWVVFNKTKLGKYMYAIGGNIHAATVSGINVSRYLIYLYAIAGALYGLAGVLEAARTGGATNNYGNMYELDAIAACVVGGVSTSGGIGTVPGVLVGVLIFSVINYGLTFIGISPYWQLIVKGLIIVIAVAFDMRKYMNSK; this is encoded by the coding sequence ATGAGTTCATTAACTGAAACACAGAATAGCAAAAAAGTCTCAGAGTTTTTTACGAAATATGCGATTTACATCGTATTGGTTGTCTTGATTGCCGGTATTGCAGTCTATGACCCGCGCTTTTTGTCCGTAGATATTCTTCGTGACATTCTGCTTCAATCATCGACCCGTGTCATCATTGCTCTAGGTATCGCGTTCGTCTTAATTACAGGCGGTACGGACTTGTCAGCCGGTAGAATTGTCGGTATTACAGCGGTTATCTCCGCTTCTATGCTGCAAATGCCGGACTATGCCAGAAAATTCTTCCCTAACCTGCCTGAACTTCCGCTCATCGTACCGATTCTGATTGCTATTGCGGTGGGTCTGCTGTTCGGTTTGATTAATGGGATCATTGTTGCGAAATTTAATGTTCCGCCTTTTATTGCGACTCTCGGATCCATGGTCGCCGTATACGGGGCCAACTCCCTGTACTTCGACATGAAACCGAACCAATCCCAGCCAATCGGTGGTTTGCGTAAGGATTTTGGTCATCTGGGCACGGGGTATATCGGACCTAACTCGACGTATTCCATTCCTTACATCGTAATCATTGCGGTTGTTGTAGCTATCATTGTCTGGGTGGTCTTTAATAAGACAAAGCTTGGAAAGTACATGTACGCGATCGGTGGTAACATTCATGCCGCTACCGTATCGGGTATTAATGTAAGTCGTTACCTGATCTACTTGTATGCCATTGCAGGTGCTTTGTATGGTCTGGCTGGTGTGCTTGAAGCAGCAAGAACAGGTGGAGCTACGAATAACTATGGTAACATGTATGAGCTTGATGCGATTGCAGCTTGCGTGGTCGGCGGCGTATCAACCTCAGGCGGTATCGGTACGGTTCCTGGCGTACTCGTTGGGGTATTGATCTTCAGCGTAATCAACTACGGTTTGACGTTTATCGGAATCAGCCCATACTGGCAATTGATTGTAAAAGGCTTGATTATCGTAATCGCCGTTGCGTTCGATATGCGCAAATACATGAACTCCAAATAA
- a CDS encoding response regulator, which produces MYRLILVDDEEDVREGVVREVDWTSIGFEVVDKAENGREALELVERLQPDVVVTDIQMPFMNGLQFAEIVRERFPTIKIIILTGHDEFEYAQRAIKLHIDEYVLKPFSAQEIVNALLKVKTQIDEEVAHREDVQLLKEHYRKSMPVLRENFLNALMSRKLPLEEIRERATNYGIDLEGGCFVAAIISIDGVRITEDEVVDRSGLARSASL; this is translated from the coding sequence ATGTATAGATTAATTTTGGTGGATGACGAAGAGGACGTAAGAGAAGGGGTCGTTCGCGAGGTAGATTGGACCTCTATCGGTTTCGAGGTCGTAGACAAGGCAGAGAACGGCCGTGAAGCACTGGAGCTGGTAGAACGATTGCAGCCTGATGTGGTTGTGACGGACATCCAGATGCCTTTCATGAACGGGCTTCAGTTTGCTGAAATCGTTAGAGAGCGCTTTCCTACGATAAAAATTATCATTTTAACGGGGCATGATGAATTTGAATATGCGCAGAGGGCAATCAAGCTGCATATCGACGAATATGTGCTGAAGCCGTTCTCCGCCCAGGAGATCGTGAACGCGCTGCTCAAGGTCAAAACGCAGATCGATGAAGAGGTAGCCCATCGCGAGGACGTGCAGTTGCTCAAAGAGCATTACCGAAAGAGCATGCCGGTGCTTCGCGAAAATTTTTTGAATGCTTTGATGAGCCGCAAGCTGCCGTTGGAGGAGATTCGGGAGAGGGCGACCAATTACGGTATAGATCTGGAGGGCGGATGCTTTGTTGCAGCCATCATCAGCATAGACGGTGTACGGATTACAGAAGACGAGGTCGTAGACCGGAGCGGCTTGGCCAGATCGGCTTCACTTTAA
- a CDS encoding AAA family ATPase, with amino-acid sequence MNLAAITQTAARLKENVGKVIIGKDETIELMLIALIGSGHILLEDVPGTGKTQLAKALARSLDCSFKRIQFTPDLLPSDISGINYYNQKLSEFEFRPGPLFAHIVLADEINRATPRTQSSLLESMEERQVSIDGETRVLEAPFLVIATQNPVENQGTFPLPEAQLDRFLMKLSIGYPSAEEQLRILKLYQQSDPFEQLLPVVTRAELLEAQKLYQQVRISNDLLQYIVKLIEQTRLHPDVALGVSPRGARAMLTSAQVYAALRGRDYVLPDDIKALAAPVWAHRIMLKARTRSQEHPAHSILGSILAQTPVPTEPKLV; translated from the coding sequence ATGAATTTGGCTGCCATCACACAGACTGCCGCCCGTCTGAAAGAAAACGTAGGAAAAGTGATTATCGGCAAGGACGAAACGATTGAGCTTATGCTGATCGCCCTAATTGGCTCCGGACATATTCTGCTGGAGGATGTCCCGGGCACGGGGAAAACGCAATTGGCAAAGGCGCTGGCCCGCTCGCTCGATTGCTCGTTCAAACGTATCCAGTTTACGCCCGACCTGCTTCCCTCGGATATTAGCGGGATTAATTATTACAATCAGAAGCTGAGCGAGTTCGAATTCCGCCCGGGCCCGCTCTTTGCCCACATCGTACTCGCTGATGAAATTAACCGAGCGACTCCAAGGACACAATCCAGCCTGCTGGAAAGCATGGAGGAGCGCCAGGTCAGTATCGACGGCGAGACCCGCGTCCTGGAAGCGCCGTTCCTTGTGATCGCTACCCAGAACCCGGTCGAGAATCAAGGGACCTTCCCGCTTCCAGAAGCGCAGCTGGACCGGTTCCTGATGAAGCTTTCTATCGGTTATCCTTCCGCAGAGGAGCAGCTGCGAATCCTGAAGCTGTATCAGCAGAGCGACCCGTTTGAGCAGCTGCTGCCCGTGGTCACGCGCGCGGAACTGCTGGAAGCGCAGAAGCTCTACCAGCAGGTGCGCATCAGTAATGATTTGCTTCAGTACATCGTGAAGCTGATCGAGCAAACCCGGCTGCACCCGGATGTCGCGCTTGGCGTCAGCCCTAGGGGAGCGCGCGCCATGCTTACCTCCGCCCAGGTGTATGCCGCGCTGCGCGGAAGGGATTACGTGCTGCCGGATGATATCAAGGCGCTTGCCGCACCCGTATGGGCGCACCGCATTATGCTGAAGGCGCGCACCCGAAGCCAGGAGCATCCGGCTCACTCCATCCTTGGAAGCATCCTGGCGCAAACCCCTGTTCCGACGGAACCGAAGCTGGTATAA
- a CDS encoding substrate-binding domain-containing protein — MEKTIKIGRFVFLFLLAVASLSSCSREIQMAQAPKKMHFEVVLRSQDGDYWKTVKMGAEVAAKEFEVSLDFRGPADEADVLGQIALMEQSIQSKPDAIVLAANDYNALADTAEKAVSLGIPVITIDSAVHSDRVTSFIGVNNYDAGQLAGEQLVKQVGTHGNVAIVSFKQGEHNAEEREKGLMDEISKYPALKVVSKVYGLSNRDLAGQLTRQILSTNNHVDGIVALSESSSVGAASEIQLQGLQGTVKTITFGSTSEELELLQEGVIQSTIIQNPFSIGYLGVKYAVEAAEGRKVPTLVSAGVKAIDLDNMFWSDNQKLLFPFVK, encoded by the coding sequence ATGGAAAAAACAATAAAAATTGGTCGATTTGTGTTCTTGTTCCTGCTGGCCGTGGCCTCCCTTTCTTCCTGCAGCCGGGAGATCCAGATGGCACAAGCTCCGAAAAAAATGCATTTCGAAGTCGTTCTCCGCAGTCAGGATGGGGACTATTGGAAGACCGTCAAGATGGGAGCGGAGGTAGCGGCGAAGGAGTTTGAAGTCAGCCTTGATTTTCGCGGGCCGGCAGATGAGGCTGATGTACTGGGGCAGATCGCACTCATGGAGCAGTCGATTCAGTCCAAGCCGGATGCCATTGTACTTGCGGCTAACGATTACAACGCACTGGCGGATACAGCGGAAAAGGCTGTGAGCCTAGGTATTCCAGTCATCACTATCGATTCGGCTGTTCATTCTGATAGAGTTACAAGCTTTATTGGCGTTAATAATTACGACGCCGGTCAACTGGCTGGTGAACAGCTCGTCAAGCAGGTTGGGACTCATGGGAATGTTGCGATTGTCAGTTTTAAGCAAGGCGAGCATAACGCGGAGGAGCGAGAGAAGGGGCTCATGGATGAGATCTCCAAGTATCCGGCTCTCAAGGTTGTAAGCAAAGTATATGGTCTATCCAATCGAGATTTGGCAGGACAATTAACCCGGCAAATACTTAGCACCAATAATCATGTGGACGGTATAGTAGCCTTAAGTGAAAGTTCTTCCGTAGGCGCTGCTTCCGAGATTCAGCTGCAAGGTCTGCAGGGCACGGTGAAAACCATCACCTTCGGAAGTACGTCCGAGGAGCTGGAGCTGCTGCAGGAAGGTGTCATTCAATCGACGATCATCCAGAACCCTTTCAGCATCGGCTATCTGGGAGTGAAATATGCCGTAGAGGCGGCGGAGGGCAGGAAGGTTCCGACTCTCGTTTCTGCTGGCGTCAAAGCCATTGATCTGGACAACATGTTCTGGTCGGATAATCAAAAACTATTGTTTCCCTTTGTAAAGTGA
- a CDS encoding methyl-accepting chemotaxis protein, whose amino-acid sequence MKTSPSNHSSGRGFYVSLRVKIIGTFIVVSLLVGLSSFLSYTYLNKVDNSYSKLLSDNVSILKNVSDIKEKTQIQNSMLFNYVLEPNPDKAKNLNEMNASLGTTIQEMSELSQNDEEKSAIQSMIDSNATFERLVKKVMDYADRKELNLAKAEANQWAIPTTQTLTESAAKLEQIERANLDEAAAKNREVIASTIRTSMYVSIAAFLFAIAIGILLSRMIVNPMRSMVRAAERIAACDLTVGDVRVKNRDEIRDLAYAFNQMKSNLHSVISQVGNNAKQVAAASEALSACSEEVSASTEEITNVVQGISVGTNSQVGCVHSGVSMMEEMSVAVTQIAGVSASANSKSVHAQQEAGVGNGAVETAITQMNSIYLKMKELAESVQRLGLRSEQIVNANGMIANIARQTNMLALNASIEAARAGASGKGFAVVADEIRKLSLQTADAAQEVAGLVESIQSETMEVVSSTEAGSREVETGLEVVSEAREAFKRIQAAMDDVARQIEEVTVQSSEIAQKTNQAVEVIRTINEVAEQTAAGAKTVSSNVEEQHSSMEEIVSSATLLNNMAEDLQTLIGKFKV is encoded by the coding sequence ATGAAGACAAGCCCATCTAATCATAGTAGCGGCCGCGGCTTTTATGTTTCTTTGCGAGTAAAGATTATAGGTACATTTATTGTAGTTTCCTTGCTTGTCGGTCTTAGCAGTTTCTTGTCGTATACATACTTGAACAAGGTGGACAACTCGTACTCGAAGCTGCTGAGCGATAACGTGTCCATTCTGAAGAATGTTTCGGATATTAAAGAAAAGACGCAAATTCAGAACAGCATGCTCTTTAACTATGTGTTAGAGCCAAACCCGGACAAGGCGAAGAATCTAAACGAAATGAATGCCTCACTGGGAACGACTATTCAAGAAATGAGCGAGCTTTCTCAGAACGACGAAGAGAAGAGCGCGATTCAATCCATGATAGACTCTAATGCTACCTTCGAGCGTTTGGTGAAGAAAGTAATGGACTACGCAGATCGGAAAGAGCTGAATCTGGCCAAGGCTGAAGCTAATCAGTGGGCCATCCCGACGACCCAAACATTGACGGAATCCGCTGCCAAGCTGGAGCAGATCGAAAGAGCGAATCTCGATGAGGCTGCGGCAAAGAACCGTGAGGTCATCGCATCAACTATCCGAACCTCTATGTACGTCAGCATAGCGGCTTTTCTGTTTGCGATTGCGATCGGCATCCTGCTTTCACGAATGATCGTGAATCCTATGCGTTCGATGGTAAGGGCCGCCGAACGTATTGCTGCATGCGATCTTACAGTCGGGGATGTTCGTGTTAAGAATCGTGATGAAATTCGAGACTTAGCGTATGCATTTAATCAAATGAAGTCTAATTTGCACAGTGTCATTAGCCAAGTGGGAAACAATGCCAAACAAGTTGCTGCGGCATCTGAGGCGTTAAGTGCTTGCTCTGAGGAGGTAAGTGCATCTACCGAGGAGATTACCAATGTCGTGCAGGGGATCTCGGTAGGTACGAATTCGCAGGTAGGCTGTGTCCATTCCGGAGTTTCCATGATGGAGGAAATGTCCGTTGCTGTCACACAGATCGCAGGTGTGTCGGCATCGGCAAACAGTAAGTCCGTACATGCCCAGCAGGAAGCCGGAGTGGGTAACGGTGCAGTTGAAACGGCTATTACTCAAATGAACTCGATCTATTTGAAAATGAAAGAGCTCGCTGAATCTGTTCAGCGGCTTGGTCTGCGCTCCGAGCAAATTGTCAATGCGAACGGTATGATCGCCAACATTGCCAGACAGACCAATATGCTTGCTTTGAATGCATCGATTGAAGCTGCTAGAGCAGGGGCTTCAGGCAAGGGCTTTGCCGTCGTTGCAGATGAAATTCGCAAGCTGTCCCTGCAGACGGCCGATGCGGCTCAGGAAGTGGCGGGACTGGTGGAAAGCATCCAGAGTGAAACGATGGAGGTTGTCAGTTCCACGGAAGCAGGCTCGCGTGAGGTTGAGACGGGACTTGAGGTTGTCAGCGAAGCGCGTGAAGCGTTCAAGCGTATTCAGGCAGCGATGGATGACGTAGCCCGCCAGATCGAAGAAGTCACTGTACAATCGTCGGAGATTGCGCAGAAAACGAATCAAGCCGTGGAAGTGATCCGTACCATTAATGAAGTGGCGGAACAAACGGCAGCAGGGGCTAAGACGGTGTCCTCTAACGTGGAAGAGCAGCATTCCAGCATGGAGGAAATTGTTTCGTCCGCTACGCTGTTGAATAACATGGCTGAGGATCTGCAAACTTTGATCGGGAAATTTAAGGTATAA